The Corylus avellana chromosome ca11, CavTom2PMs-1.0 genome contains the following window.
AGCTCGGAGTAATGGGGTTTGGAAGAATCTTTGGAACCTTCAGGTACCCAATTCTACTAAGGTTTTTCTTTGGAGGGCTTGCAATAATATCATTCCTACTAAGGATAATTTATGGCGGAGAGGAGTAGTGGAGGCGGATCTATGTCCTATCTACCGTAGGGTCTTAGAAACGGTAGTTCATGTACAGTGGGAATGCCCAACTGCTAGTGATGTATTGGGAGGTAGCCAACGAATGATTCAAAAATGCAGTAGTGAAGGTAGCAGCTTTTTTGAATTTCTGGAAGCTCTTTTGTTACAGTGCAATGGGGGAAGAGATGGCCGTTATAGCAACCACGGCTCGAGGCATATGGACCTGCCGAATTCACGTTGTGCATGGCGGGCCTTTTGCTCATCCGAACTATATTGTAAAAGAGGTGGAGGAGGTGATTGCCCAATTCTGGAACTCTCGGGATAAAATGGAAGATGGCCAGCCTAATAAACCTGCTCCAACCTGAACGAAGTGGATTAATCCTCCTTGTAGAACGATGACGGCGAATTGGGATGTGTCTGTCAACTTAGATAGCAAACGTATTAGAGTAGGTGTGATTATATGGGACTCCAACGGTTTGGTGACACTTAGTCGCACTATGGAAGCATGTCTAGTGCATATCATAGCTGAAGCAATGGCTTTACAAGCAATGTAATTTTGCCGAGACCTGGGATTATCAGATATAATTTTGGAAGGAAATTTACTTCAAGTGGTCCAGGCTATTATTGCAAAGGGAGATCAATGGCTTCGGTTTGGACAGAGTATTGTTGATGTGTAGGTGGTTCTCTTATGCTTTTGAAGGTGGGAGGTTACACATGCAAAACGTGAAGCCAATTCACAGCTCATGGACTAGCTAAATTAACGGTGCAAGAACCTACAAAGAAGATATGGATGGAAGAGattccttttttgtatttttgatgtAGTTCTTTTAAAGCAATATGCTTTTCTTGTTTAGAGTTTTTATACTCTAGATCTTTGCTATTGAAATGAAAGAagtcttttataaaaaaataaaaaataaaaataataataataataataattaacattaaaaatatttaaaaagagtattgaaattaaaaggagagagaggagtAGAGAGATACTTAAGTGGTTGAACAATCTAGCTTGAAGTAAAGATATGTTTAGGGAAGTATGTTCATGACAATCATGATATGTTATCACTAAATGTATCTGGTAAGGTACATCACAAGCAAATATTGCATTGCTGTTGAGCCTTACTAAATAGCTTATAGAAATGAGGCTATCGACCTAACCACACAAATTGTCGTCCCTTGAACcactttattaaaaattttgaaaagggCTTTTAAAACCTTTTGTAGTGAAGGCCAATTGAGGAATTAAATATGCTGGTTTAGCAAGCCATTTACTGTCATTGAAGAAGACGTGAAGAANNNNNNNNNNNNNNNNNNNNAAAAAAAGAATATCTGGACTATTAGGAGACCAAATTTTCAACATactcaaagaaacaaaaaaaaaacctataaaaagtaAGCTATCTCATTCATTAAGTATAATACCAAAATTAGAGAAATGCGATACATACTCTCATGTGTATACTTTCTTATGTGGTTGgaaaaatcactattaaattttttatggatcactattaaattttggatccATAGTAATTTTTACAACCACGTGCTATCCGTATCCGCATTATGTAATTACTATTCGCATCCGCATGGTTAAAGCGGATATTATTCGCTATCCACATTGGAGGTAATGAGCATTTTAAACCTTGAAGTTGTCATTCACTAATTATTGCTTCTagtaaataccaaaaaaaaaaaaaaaaaaaattatacttgtAAACTATTATTTATATCACACTTGCTAATTATTTTGCCAATAAAATTTtcatcacatatattatttaatatttagcttccagtaaatctatagttggtgacaagaaaaaatatttcaaataataataatatataataataacaacatataaggcaattaaatcataacaaatcaatcctcaagaagtagctcaatcaactcggaccacgcctaatgaagcgaaggtcactaattcgaattcttctccctcctcttgtgcggacatgttaaaaaaaaaaaaaaacgtaacaAATCAAAATACTTTCTTAAAGTGAAATCCAACAACATAATCCAACAAatctaaaaaacataaattaaaaaatattaaattatatatatataaggccaAAGTAGTTGGAACTCTatcattttccatatatatatatatatatggaaaatgatAGAGTTCCAACTACtttggccttattttttttatttttagaaaaaaaactaaatagcaaagaaaaaaaaagtgtacttAAGTTGAGCAAAAGAGTTGAGTACctatcatctatatatataaaaaaatgcaGATGCAAATATTATTGCATACCCGAAAACTGCAATCTGCATTTGAGGATATTTGCTACCCGCATCCACATATGCAGATAACAGATAAGTGTAGATAGAAAATACGAACAGTTATTATCGGCCTGCATTTTCACCCTAATTGAAAGCGgtcaaaccaaaaatcaaaaggagaaagagacTTGAAATCCGGAAACTGAAACTCAATGCTAACTTTGACACTATCATATTTCAATAAACATCAAACCAAACATGTACAATATCGATACTGATAAAATCATTTGCTGACAGATAATAATATAAGTCGTTCGAACGAGCCTTATATGATCAATCGAGCACTCTTTATGTCAGAATATAAGTTTATTTATGTCACGTCatgttacttttttaaaaaaataaaaaataaaaaaaaacgtcGGGCTCTAGAGCTTTTCATTCTATTCACACTACACGTACGAACTGTaactaaaattattagcatTCTTGTACCTTTAACCTTTAAGTAATGGGTTATGATACACACAATGCGGGCGTACTTagacaaaaaaattgttttttttattaaaatattaaaaatatatatttttggtctGGTGTGCTTAGCATGCCGGCATTCTGTTTTACTTCACCCTTAGAAAATATTCTAGGACAAgtacttctccttctccttctccttctccttctccatctctccttcttttctttttggtcaatTACTTCTTCTCAAATACAATGGTAAATTCCACCACCAATCTTATTTGTGACACTTATTATTACGTGAGAGGATCCATTATTACCAAAATACTCATCGATTACTCAATATTGGATTTAACAAGTATAAGAGCTATGGTcaattattgataatttttgatattACCTGTAAATCTGATACAAAGTTAGTGTTGAAGAgtttaacctatttaattaaattgatcaagttaaaaataatatatacaattttatattcatatttcgACACAATTCGAACCTGACTAACAAcataataatagaaaatttttgacataattcaTGAACTCGACATgaacccaatataaaattagagagTTATAATTGACAAGTTtatcctatttaattaaattggttgaattatatataatcttatatacaTATGTCTAGACACGGAGCTGGTACAATTGCCACCCTTATTATTGCTTATTGTATAGTTCACATTTGctcgaattaaaaaaagaaagaaaaaagaaagagaagaataaTGTAGTCAACAGTTGAAGCCGCGGCAACGTACTAGTATAGGAAAAAACGCGGTTGGACATCGGACTCCATTGCACTTTACAGCATGCATGTTGAGTCGTTGACCCATGTCAACGCGCTTGAACAGGGCCTTAGATTCTGTTGCAGTACTTGAACATACTATTAAATATAAGATtgcataaaattataaatttgattaatttaattaaatgggtcaaaatTATAAATCTTAACaactaatttcgtgttgagttcacGTTGGGCTTGCAAGTTGTGTTAAAAACTTGTCATCCCTTATATCATGTTGAGACGTATGTATAAGACAATATAGATTAATACTaacttaatttatttaattaaatgagacaGATCTTTTAATTTCAACTTACTAACTTTGTATTGGGTTTTTGTCAGTTTACGGAATGTATCAAAAATTAACAGTTTTGAAATAGAGAAATGGTTTATTTCAACGAGGCTTCTCAACCAATTTGAAATGGGTACACTCGATCCTCATGAGGATCGAGTGTAAAGTGAGGATCCATCAGCAATTGCGCCACCTAAATTAAagtaaaatgttaaagaaataaATGTGAGTTGTTGGTCTATATATTGGATAATTCTGTAGATGCATATTGGAATGCCAGTGTGGCAACCAATTgacctttttttaaataaaacgcATGTAGATCGACTGTATTAGGCACTAATCATACTCTTGGAGTAGTATATACCAAACTTGGtgaacattaattaattaagttactCCAAGAATTAATTCCATTATATATGCCTGAGAATGATGAATGAATTTGCATATATGCAAAGTGATTATGCTGATCCATATAAACCCAGTGCATGTTGAAAGCTAATGTGAACATGAGCTTGCCACGAAAACAATTAATTGcaggaaaaggagaaaaagataatagagattgagagagagaatccCCTCGATCAAGgaataaaaagctaaaaaagtATCAAGGAAAAGAGGCCACCAAATACCAATATGCTGTTGAAATCCATCTCCAGGcctccaataaaaaaaacaaaaaatatgcaCCATCTTCCACTACCCCACGCGTTGATCTCCACTAACAAAAAGgttaaagaaagcccaaaattCTAAGAAAAGTAGCTTTAcaacacccatatatatatagatctaaTAAGATCAGTGCTACAAAGTTGTTAGTGAGGAGAAGAAAGCACCAGAAATTCTGAATTGGGATTAGCATAAATTTGTTAATGGTGCAAATGGAAGCCATGTGGTTTGCTTTCCTTGTGATTTTAGTGGTGATTTCACCTGTTGAAAGCCAGCTGAAAACTGGGTTCTATTCTTCTTCCTGCCCAAGAGCCGAGGCCATAGTGAGATCCACCGTTGAAACACACTTCAACAGAGACCCCACGATTGCTGCTGGCTTGCTAAGGCTTCACTTCCATGATTGCTTTGTTCAGGTCCATCGTCTTCCTAAATCCCCTTCTCCTCATGCATGAAAATTTTCTGAAACTGacattaattgaaattaattgcACAGGGGTGTGATGGTTCGGTGTTGATCACGGGGTCTTCTGCTGAGAGGAATGCACTGCCAAACCTTGGGTTAAGAGGGTTTGAAGCAATCGATGATGCAAAATCACAGCTAGAGGCCTTGTGCCCTGGCGTGGTTTCATGCGCCGACATACTTGCACTTGCTGCTCGCGATTCTGTGGACTTGGTATACAAATCTCTCTTTATTTGAGTTGGTTTTTAAATGGAGTCAAATATTGAATTAGCCAATTAGGTTGGAGTCAACTCAACACAATCTATTTATCAAACGGGTCATACCCGCTTATTTAAATGAATTGTGTTAAGATTGAAGAATTTGACACGTTTAACTAAAGAGATCGTGTCAAAAGTTTGTCGGTTAAACGCATTGACACGAACCTGACACGGGTGTCACGACCTGTGTCAAAGTTGGGGACttaactatatatttatatctccAAATCTCAGACCAATGGTCCAAGTTGGCAAGTGCCCACCGGAAGAAGAGATGGCAAGGTATCTTTGTCTTCCCAAGCCTCAAATTTACCTTCTCCTCTTGATCCTGTCTCTGTCCAGAGGCAAAAATTCGCTGCTAAAGGCCTTGACGATCATGATCTTGTCACATTAGttggtactctctctctctctctctctctctcttagttaTTTACATGGAGATGGTGTGTAATTAACATCAGGGGTGGAATTGGAATTTGGAGTTTgaggggcaaaattaaaaaatttaggagtAAATAGATAGGAGTGAAAAGACGGTTACGATTAGcaattattggctaaaatcaTTAATCGTAACGGCCTAGGCGATTAGTAAAATCCactaagcggttagcggttagtaactctaataaccaTTAACtgattcttaaaataaaaaattttaatttttttttttaaaaaaagaaaaatcaaaacgaTGTTGTTTCTATGGTAACACtttaatatcatactacatataacatcgtttctagatttttatacatatttaaaattttaaacacaaaaatgacattataGGCGTGGTTTTTGttaaccgccttcaaaagcggttagtgcGGTTAACGGGCGGTTATTAACTgtccgccttttcacccctataaataaagtttaaggaggtaaagttaaaaaatttaagggtaaaatttaaatttgtaaaaaatttgaacgactttttttttttttaaaaaaagggtaatgTACTTCGGTCCATTAAAATACGTTTTTTTTATGGGGGATTTGCATGTGGATGTGGATGTGCAGGTGCGCACACCATAGGACAAACAGACTGTTTATTCTTTCGGTACCGTTTATACAACTTCACGGCCACCGGCAACTCCGACCCCACCATAAACCAAGCATTTCTGGCGCAGCTTAAAGCCCTCTGCCCCAAAGATGGCGATGGCTCAAAACGCGTCGCGTTAGACAAAGACAGCCAGGCGAAGTTCGACGTGAGTTTCTTCAAGAACGTGCGTGACGGCAACGCAGTTCTGGAGTCGGACCAGAGGCTCTGGGGAGACGATGCAACGCGTAGCGTGGTGCAGAATTATGCGGGGAGCATCAGGGGATTGCTGGGGATACGATTCGATAATGATTTTCCAAAGGCTATGATTAAGATGAGTAGCATTGAGGTGAAGACGACAGATGCACAGGGGGAGATTAGGCAATTGTGTTCCAAGTTTAATTGATCATCAAGAAATTAATCAACCCCAAGAAGATGCATGTGTGGGCTGACTATATTTATgaagaagaaatatatatgtacttctatgtgaaaggaaaatgaaaaaaaaaaaatatatatatatatatatatttttttttttttttaattttttttttcaaagatttaagAGCAGGCatttttgcaaattctgttaaatcCAGACCAACGTCTAAAtcgtttcaatttttctttttcttttttttttttccctaaaagaagtaagcattttgagaattttgacaccCCTCTTGAGGGATAGAGgggtgaatttgaaaaaaatttgaaagatggatatactaaattgaattttttaaaagtttaggaAGGTAATTGCAAATTTAATAAAAGTTAGGAGAGTTAAGTAAAATTTTCCTTATAATTTATAGGCTCTAATTGCaaatttatgattattattaaaaagattCTCTACATGCTTAtgcatattatttatttatatattcatctATTAGAACACTCACAATGAAGGAGCCAAATGTAGGAGGGGAATGCAGAGTCCATACATTTAGTATGAGGATGGAGAG
Protein-coding sequences here:
- the LOC132166316 gene encoding peroxidase 25-like, with the translated sequence MVQMEAMWFAFLVILVVISPVESQLKTGFYSSSCPRAEAIVRSTVETHFNRDPTIAAGLLRLHFHDCFVQGCDGSVLITGSSAERNALPNLGLRGFEAIDDAKSQLEALCPGVVSCADILALAARDSVDLTNGPSWQVPTGRRDGKVSLSSQASNLPSPLDPVSVQRQKFAAKGLDDHDLVTLVGAHTIGQTDCLFFRYRLYNFTATGNSDPTINQAFLAQLKALCPKDGDGSKRVALDKDSQAKFDVSFFKNVRDGNAVLESDQRLWGDDATRSVVQNYAGSIRGLLGIRFDNDFPKAMIKMSSIEVKTTDAQGEIRQLCSKFN